A genomic segment from Phragmites australis chromosome 6, lpPhrAust1.1, whole genome shotgun sequence encodes:
- the LOC133922538 gene encoding uncharacterized protein LOC133922538, whose product MYFEGYGYRGSTFEQTYRCYPASFIDKPQLETGDKIIMPPSALDRLASLHIEYPMLFEVHNAAAERTSHCGVLEFIAEEGMIYMPYWMMQNLLLQEGDMVFIKNANLPKGTYVKLQPHTTDFLDISNPKAILEKTLRNYSCLTMGDSIMVAYNNKKYYIDIVESKPSNAISIIETDCEVDFAPPLDYKEPEPPKPAVPPNTMPATEAAVEEEPKFTPFSGSGRRLDGKPSKDKDVLASSPAKRQANATNGVQPSTASTSQSSSSRKTTGKLVFGSGGSQADKAPEKEAKEEPKKEEPKFAAFTGKKYSLKG is encoded by the exons ATG TATTTTGAAGGATATGGTTACCGCGGAAGTACTTTTGAACAGACATATCGCTGCTACCCTGCATCTTTCATTGACAAG cCACAGCTGGAAACTGGTGACAAAA tAATTATGCCACCATCAGCTCTGGATCGTCTTG CATCTCTGCATATTGAATATCCTATGCTGTTCGAAGTTCACAATGCAGCAGCAGAACGGACATCACACTGTGGTGTCCTGGAGTTCATTGCAGAAGAAGGAATGATCTACATGCCATATTGG ATGATGCAAAATCTTCTTCTGCAAGAGGGAGATATGGTGTTCATAAAAAATGCCAACCTCCCAAAGGGCACTTATGTGAAGCTGCAGCCTCATACAACAGACTTCTTAGATATTTCAAACCCCAAAGCAAT CCTGGAGAAAACTTTGCGAAACTACTCTTGTCTAACTATGGGTGACAGCATTATGGTAGCGTATAATAACAAGAAATACTACATTGATATAGTGGAAAGCAAGCCTTCCAATGCTATAAGTATTATTGAGACTGATTGTGAGGTTGATTTTGCTCCACCACTTGACTATAAAGAACCTGAGCCACCAAAGCCTGCTGTTCCACCAAACACAATGCCCGCTACAG AGGCTGCAGTTGAAGAAGAACCAAAGTTCACCCCCTTTTCTGGTTCAGGAAGGCGTCTGGATGGGAAGCCTTCTAAAGATAAGGATGTGCTAGCCTCATCCCCTGCAAAGAGGCAAGCTAATGCGACCAATGGTGTGCAGCCCTCAACAGCCTCCACATCACAGAGCAGTTCGTCCCGCAAAACCACAGGAAAGCTTGTCTTTGGATCTGGTGGAAGTCAAGCAGATAAG GCACCTGAAAAAGAGGCCAAGGAGGAACCGAAGAAAGAAGAACCGAAATTTGCAGCATTTACGGGAAAGAAATACTCATTGAAGGGCTGA
- the LOC133920683 gene encoding uncharacterized protein LOC133920683: protein MASAGDDIAEAEAARKSAKRISDFLGDSDGDEAAPPHPETPPRLRLPRFTCARIRFGRLGRKRGGSSGEKCEEASVDSSGWKPAGNSSAGTSAEAGMGLSMLLFLSRTRVELNRMAEVRAEMETLLKEIRDEASKMKSADHVLVTPRTCNLQSSSAASSSCTSDTNTNCLEIARRETKPSEDERCARMHVLELEDDPETERQLLECKCNADQETSESSSDEEFIELDGGRFRGCGGGNPGRDAGDDDSGNESWDRRDGVSAIELERRLHELLHRRNRARIEELESALRHAKRKLVEKEMEARMWQDTAALALGQPPVAEQ from the exons ATGGCATCCGCCGGGGACGACATTGCCGAAGCAGAGGCGGCCAGGAAGAGCGCGAAAAGGATCTCGGACTTTCTTGGCGACAGCGACGGCGACGAGGCCGCGCCGCCGCATCCGGAGACGCCGCCGCGGCTGCGGCTCCCGAGGTTCACCTGCGCCAGGATTCGGTTCGGCAGGCTAGGCAGGAAgcgcggcggcagcagcggcgaGAAGTGCGAGGAAGCGTCGGTGGACTCCTCGG GATGGAAGCCAGCGGGGAACAGCAGCGCTGGCACGTCGGCAGAAGCCGGCATGGGGCTGAGCATGCTGCTCTTCCTCTCCAGGACACGCGTCGAGCTCAACAGGATGGCCGAGGTGCGCGCGGAGATGGAGACGCTCCTGAAGGAGATCAGAGATGAAGCCAGCAAGATGAAGAGCGCGGATCACGTCCTCGTCACGCCAAGAACCTGCAATCTTCAGTCGTCGTCGGCTGCCTCGTCAAGCTGCACCTCGGATACGAACACGAACTGCCTGGAGATCGCGCGTCGTGAGACCAAGCCGTCCGAAGACGAGAGGTGCGCGAGAATGCACGTGCTGGAGTTGGAAGACGATCCCGAGACAGAGCGCCAACTACTCGAGTGCAAGTGCAACGCCGACCAAGAAACTTCCGAG tcatcgtccGACGAGGAGTTCATTGAGCTGGATGGAGGGCGCTTCCGCGGATGCGGCGGCGGCAATCCCGGGCGAGACGCTGGAGACGATGACAGCGGTAACGAATCGTGGGATCGGCGTGACGGAGTCTCCGCGATCGAGCTGGAGAGGAGGCTGCACGAGCTCCTGCACCGGAGGAACAGGGCGCGGATCGAGGAGCTGGAGTCGGCGCTGCGGCACGCGAAGCGGAAGCTggtggagaaggagatggaggcGCGGATGTGGCAGGACACAGCTGCACTCGCGCTGGGGCAGCCGCCGGTAGCCGAACAGTGA